A genomic stretch from Helianthus annuus cultivar XRQ/B chromosome 1, HanXRQr2.0-SUNRISE, whole genome shotgun sequence includes:
- the LOC110868378 gene encoding 17.3 kDa class I heat shock protein, with translation MSIVPSLFGGRRSSVFDPFSLDVWDPFKDFPISSSSGVSRETSALVNARVDWKETPEAHVFKADLPGIKKEEVKVEVEDGNILQITGERNVEKEDKNDKWHRVERSSGKFTRRFRLPENAKMDQVKAAMENGVLTITVPKEEVKKPDVKSIEISG, from the coding sequence ATGTCGATTGTCCCCAGCTTGTTCGGTGGCCGAAGGAGCAGCGTCTTCGACCCGTTTTCCCTAGACGTCTGGGACCCATTCAAAGACTTCCCCATTTCATCTTCTTCTGGCGTTTCAAGGGAGACTTCTGCATTGGTAAACGCCCGTGTGGACTGGAAGGAAACGCCAGAAGCTCATGTGTTCAAGGCTGATCTTCCAGGGATCAAGAAGGAAGAAGTGAAGGTGGAGGTGGAAGACGGAAACATCTTACAGATTACTGGTGAGAGGAACGTTGAGAAAGAAGATAAGAATGATAAGTGGCATCGGGTTGAAAGAAGCAGCGGAAAATTCACAAGGAGGTTCAGGTTGCCGGAGAATGCTAAAATGGATCAGGTGAAGGCGGCTATGGAAAACGGAGTGCTTACAATTACTGTGCCCAAAGAAGAAGTGAAAAAGCCTGATGTGAAGTCTATTGAAATCTCGGGTTAA
- the LOC110868388 gene encoding autophagy-related protein 13b — MAVNPHLELAKMEQIITEFFAKSLHIILESWCPFVSSRNYNSERLYSPSSSTSSFSNMRPRDKWFNLALRDCPAALENIDFWRQSNLEPMVVDVVLVQRPVNWDSARSSPKVALERNLSSKDRFPVVWRSDSDEFGCDGYSEKIIERWIVQYDSKKGGKETSSGNKRPNSTSLHALYKKSILLLRSLYVTVRLLPAYKIFREINSSRQIRSFSLIHRVSSSVEPLTHRDGAEMQPFTFTPVDTSNGKLCVSQLYLPSISNTTSESSTPMSPQFIPDYVGNPLADPLKRLPSLPMPQYSPSSSPFGRRHSWSYDASHASPPSALPSPSPTLVITRLNSNKNTAMEYVLFFYLPP; from the coding sequence ATGGCGGTTAATCCTCACTTGGAACTTGCTAAGATGGAACAGATAATCACTGAATTCTTCGCAAAAAGTTTGCATATAATTCTTGAATCCTGGTGTCCATTTGTGTCATCGCGTAATTACAACAGTGAGAGGTTGTATTCGCCTTCATCATCTACGTCATCATTTTCCAATATGAGGCCTAGGGATAAGTGGTTTAATCTGGCTCTGCGGGACTGCCCTGCGGCACTTGAAAACATCGATTTCTGGCGTCAAAGTAACCTCGAGCCGATGGTGGTGGATGTAGTTTTGGTTCAAAGACCGGTTAATTGGGATTCTGCAAGAAGTTCACCCAAAGTAGCGCTTGAAAGGAACTTATCGTCGAAAGATCGGTTCCCGGTTGTGTGGAGATCAGATTCTGACGAGTTCGGGTGTGATGGATACAGTGAAAAGATCATCGAGAGATGGATCGTGCAGTATGATAGTAAAAAGGGCGGTAAAGAAACTTCTTCGGGGAACAAACGACCAAACTCAACAAGCTTACACGCGTTATACAAGAAATCAATTTTGCTTCTAAGATCGTTGTATGTAACTGTTAGGCTTTTACCTGCTTACAAGATTTTCCGTGAGATCAATTCTTCTAGGCAGATTCGATCGTTTAGTTTAATCCACAGGGTATCTTCATCTGTTGAGCCGCTCACTCATAGAGACGGAGCTGAAATGCAACCATTTACGTTCACTCCTGTGGATACATCTAACGGTAAACTTTGCGTTTCGCAATTATATCTTCCTTCGATTTCCAACACCACTTCAGAGTCATCTACGCCGATGTCTCCGCAATTCATACCGGATTATGTCGGTAATCCATTGGCAGATCCGTTAAAAAGATTACCGTCACTTCCAATGCCACAATATTCTCCATCGTCTTCACCATTCGGAAGACGTCATAGTTGGAGTTACGATGCAAGTCACGCGTCACCACCATCAGCATTGCCATCTCCGTCACCTACATTAGTAATAACACGTTTAAACTCGAACAAAAACACAGCTATGGAGTATGTGCTCTTCTTCTATTTGCCACCATGA
- the LOC110905110 gene encoding velvet complex subunit B-like: MHSISSKSFHLSPCFFSIPFPFHPLLTIPQPTTVATTHHHCHPPPSPTFAATRHRRHPPPSSPATVVAATHLHPRHHRRRHPPSPLPPPITATTHLRSSVLPSPLPPPISAAVATHLRHRYQPPPPPATTHFILTW; this comes from the coding sequence atgcattccatttcctcaaaatcattccatctCTCTccctgttttttttccattccattcccttTTCACCCTTTATTGACAATACCACAACCCACTACCgttgccaccacccaccaccactgtcaTCCGCCACCGTCACCCACCTTtgccgccacccgccaccgccGTCACCCGCCACCGTCGTCACCCGCCACCGTCGTTGCCGCCACCCACCTCCATCCCCGCCACCACCGTCGCCGCCATCCACCATCGCCGTtgccacctccgatcaccgcTACCACCCACCTTCGATCATCGGTGCTACCATCACCACTGCCACCTCCGATCTCCGCCGCCGTCGCCACTCACCTCCGCCATCGctatcaaccaccaccaccgcctgCCACCACTCATTTCATTCttacatggtaa